Within Vigna unguiculata cultivar IT97K-499-35 chromosome 2, ASM411807v1, whole genome shotgun sequence, the genomic segment TTTCTGTGGAAATTGTTCCTAATTTAGTTTCCTGAATACACGTCTTTCCTATCCCCTCATTccaatttattatattcaattacTACCACCTGCATTGCCCTCTTTCCTACCTGTTTATTCTTGTTATCCCTCTCTTCCATTTCATGTAACTGTTCCCCGACAAAAGTAATGTCTATTTGTTTCCCAATATCCCATATTCTATTTGCCTCACCGTCATTACTATACATCCAATGAAGTCTATTACAATTAAAACAATATCTTCATTCGAAATTGAATTGCTTAATTAGTTGGCGACGCTGTTGTGCCGTGATCGTTGCCGCTCCTGCTGACCTTGCTTTGCTTGGTTCCCCTCTGAGCATTTTCCTACCTTTCGAAAAGGTTTCTGGATTCACCTGATAAGATTCATCTTTGATTTGGAGGAAGACCTAATGTTTTCGCTAGCCCGCGCTCCCTCGACGCCCTTGATCGCGATTGTTGCACAGAGTTTTGCTCTTCTCGTAGTTTGCCAACGGATCCTTTGTTGGGCAAAGTTTAGCACAGACATTGAAAACAGAGTtgagttaaataaatataagcgaatattaatttataaaaaaaaaaagaatgtgaCTAAATACATGTGTTGAAACTTTAatccttgtttttcttttcgCATCCACCTTTGTTTGAAACTAAACTAATGCCATCTCTCTTATAGTAATATTTGgttcagaaaaaagaaaaatatggaaagaaatgaaaatggaagagaaagatgaaaaaaagatGAAGCAACTTAGAAATTTTATTGAGGTTTTATAtggaaaaatgtaaaaattaaaagcatcgttatttgattatttgacatgaaaaagaaaaacctaaacatcactttattattaaaaggaaattaaatatGAAGCATATTAAATAGCTCAACAGTTAGAAATgcaattataaattaaagtttcaCATGaagtaaaacataataaaaaaaatataagtaaattaagtaatataaaaaaattatcattcaaATATCGAATTAGAAGTAAGACAATAATCTTCCATATGATTAACTTATAATCTCCCATATCTCTTCTAAAAAATTTCAACGCTGAAAGTAATAGACATggaagtaaaattattttaatagcaccaaattctttttgtttcattttcttcttcgatgattttttttttttttgagtatgattattatatataaaaaaaattgttccaaTTTAAATTTGATGATAGCATCGGTGTGAATCATGATATTGTTGTATAATGATGTGATAAAACTATGTGATTCGCGTGAGAAATAGCATAAGATTTGGAAGGAATGTTTTGTAGGTACTTGTTAGCCTCACACATACATGTATAAAACAAACTTCCCAACTTCTGAAAGCACCCAAAACTAAGCCTcaccattgaaaattttaacaataatttcaataaaatttagtaaGATGGCAATATTCATGTTCAGCAAGATATGGATGggtttcaaaaatgaaattcaaataattattattaaaaataaattgaaagccGGAATCCCCTAATGATATTTTACTGATCTAGCTTTCTTCCACAATTATCGCTCCTTTTATCTCTTTATTATTATGTGTAGTAGGACCATAGTAAGCAAAAGAAGACCTAATGACTTTGTAAAACATACATGTTATCTAGAAGCTCAAGACATTTTTAAATCACACAACACAGAAATCCACGTCACTCTTGCTTTGAGCTTGtaaaaaactacaaataaatGTTGGATTTAGAAACTAGCCAACTATGAATGAAATTTGAGTGAACACAGCCAAGCCAAACAAAAAGGAACGATAAATTATGTCTCCTTGTTTGTTGTAAAACGAATGCAGGGAAGCGCCTTGAAAATCAACAATAAAGAACATTAATTATTCCTTAAAATACATGTCATGATGTAATAGTTAAACAATACAGATACTTCATTGAGGACCACACTATATTACATATTATACTTATGATCTTTCCTTATTATTCAAAGATAGGATAGTGTCAGATACGTCACAACCGATGATAGtgttagatttttaatttttctatccgTAACGTgataatatattagaaattttaTACAGAAATCAAATGCGTTATAACTTATTCCGTTTCCCCTCCGGTGACAATGCGTGAGAGTACGAAGTTGTGCGGGAACCAAATAGTGTGCTTGCTTAATGAATagtattcttttgaaaaataactTTATGTAGCCCAGAAAACGAGGTAATCTTACATCACATGCTTACCTTATTTACTCCGATTTTGCGTTATCAAATACTCTCTCAATAGAAAATCAAAAAACCAGACACCACATCTGAGAATACAAGGGTACATACTAAAATTGGTGTTCAGGAACTACCCAATTTGACAACATAAAgtaatagaagaaaaagaaacttgcACACCAATAAGAAAAATACAACAAGAAGTCCCTCATTAACATTGCCCAGTGTCATTTGTAGTTCCTGCGCTCAAGCTGATTTCCCAATCTCTGTTTGATAAACGTAACCTTATTCGGAATATTATGAAGCCACAAATAACGCTAATAACAGCCAACACGCCTGTGTATTTTACTGCGTTTTTCCCTGGAGGGTCTTTTTCGTTCTCTGCCTTCCTCCAACTGcacaaaattcaaaaactatGTCTAAGATACAAACGCTTTCTATTTTATTAGCATACACACAGCCAAACGGATATTTTAatgaacaataatattttgactacttTCACATGTAATCATACGTGATATTCTTTTAAGTGGTTcttcatttttccattttttttattcttaatatttcaaaatcacttagAAGATGTCACATCATATTGTAAGAGAGGGtagttaaaatttagtagtcaaaaaattattttccttttttaaatatgcgtgatatctATATTAATAGGtaatgataatgtaatgttattaaattaatatataaaatagaattatatttattaaaaataaagtgaaatatatcataaaagatgagagaataaccgttgataaatagagaaaaagagaagaaacagaAATAAAcggttttataaaaaatttgtaaaagtaacggtcaatttttaaaaaattaataaataattatatgttaaagggtaaaattggtattttgaaatatagacACAAAAGATGGAATCTTTTTATATGTTGTTATaggattatatttatttaaattaaagtaaaatatatcagaaaagatgagagaataattgttgataaagaaaaatataagaaacagaTACAgacaattttatgattttataaaaagtatataaaaataacggtcaattttaaaaaaattaataaataattatattttaaaatgtaaaattaatatttgagaCCTGACACGGAAGAGAGAATATCTGTGTATATAATTGTAAATTCTAAATTACGATCTAACTTTATATCAccaaacaatttattatttaaaattatgatgaaTGTTTCGAGAAGCTTTACCGGAGGGATTTAACAAGAATAAAACTTAAATCCAATCCATATAAAACGATGATAAAATCTTCAATCCACAACTTACAATAAATTTATCACAAAACTAAACTTTCTTATTTTGGACGTATAAACTCTCAATTTCCAACAAATTAATATaacttattttgttaatatcTTGAAAACCATTTCGTCACTTCCACACACAATTCTATCACAATAGTATTTTACATTTTCCTAAAATTTGTAAAGAAGTATTTGTTTAAAGATTGAATCCGTCCGTGTGTTCCAGATGCCAAATCGCAGTGCGTATACTTACACGTCAAGCAGGAAAAATTAAGGCAGACCAATGAAccactttttttatgtttcgACGTAAAGTATATTTGGTCTCCTAAACGTCTGTAAGAATGGTTTCAATTCCaagtatgataaaaaatattcaaatattttcacaGCCACTCTTATAACAAATTTGTCGGCTTTATcgtgaacaaaaaaaaaaagtttatctttCATCACGAAAgtgtggaaaaaaaaattacctctTGGAAGTGGGACAGAAAGTGAGTGTATAATGAGGAGATGAACAAGAGAAGAAGCCATGATCGTGAGCATAGACACGAGCCCCAGAACATGCTGTCTTGAAAAGCAGTGAACTAGAGCATGGTTCAGTTTGGCACGTGCTCTTACAAGCCACGGCCTCTCCATCCCTAATCACAGTAAGCTCCATTGGACACATCGCGTTCAAGTCCACTGAGCAACCCGTCGCTGAACAGTTTCCATCCCTGGGAGTCACCCTCACCGGAAGGTTGAAACCTTCGACGAGGCTGATGTAGTATAAGTTTGTCAGGCCGGTCCCGTTAAAATCAAACTCCACCAGAGTAACTGGTGGGGCGGGATTCGCGCCGGCGCATTCTATCGTTGACGTGCCACAGTCACCGGTGACGCATGAGAACTTGCCGGTGATGTCGACGGAGCAAAGGGTACGACCCCACAATCGGCCGGACCAAGCGGGAGGAACAGAGAGAGTGTTGGAGTCACCTGGTAGGAGGGCGAAGCCGGTTGGGGGGAGCGGCGAGCTTCCGGCGGCGGATAAAACTGCCGGCCACACTGTGTAGGTGCACCTGTTGGTGATGGTCAAAGTCCTTGCATATAATCCTGTAGCACCATTAACCATTCTTAGAACAAAAATAACTggattatatataaaatatacaagtaTGCATCAATATGTACCTGATgggaagaggaagagaaaaacACTCAACAAAGCGATGGAAAATGTTTCAGTTGAAGAAAccatcttcatcaacttcaaACTAAAATGTACCAAGGATTAAGGATTGAGAGATGTAGTGTAATACGATTCAAGGGTAATATATAAATTGGAGAACCGGTTTGGTtgtcttaaaatatatatatatatatatatatatatatatatgtatgtatgtacatGAATTGTTGCGTGTGCATGGTGGTGGTGGCCAAAACAAATTCTTACAAATTAATAAaccttattataattttcacaaTTTATTGGGTAAATATTTTCTGTTTTGGATACAAAATTTCATTTTGAGTTATAAACaagacaagaaaaaatatagttggtattttttattttttttctttcatatatataccTAAATatagtgtaatttttttctgCGAGAAGAATGAGGCCGTACAGAATTTAAGGCGATGCtatttgaaaaacatttttttattaacattgaTAACTTTTCTGATagatagtttttaattatacacAAACATTCAATACTCTTTCAACACCAATAataatggttttattttaaaatataaaataatttaagatgaattaattaaaaaaatataaatattacttttttattaagtgttGGAAGAataggaaaatgaaaaattatacgTGTAAAAAAAATCTCTCTCTTGCTCTACCTAAAATCCCTCCTGATTGGTTAATACTGTTATTCTATATATTATTACCAGTTTGGTCAaacttgttttaaaattatttagtttatctTTTGGTAGAGAAATAAAACTtgctgaaattaaaaaaaaaagcatgcTGACTCAAAGTGGAGAAAAAGTTATTTTGACAtcacaatttataaataattctttCTTTTTGACACCagtttttctaataataaaatattattatttaaataaaatattaacttatttGAATTCAAAGGATATCACCCTAAGTTAATGCTGCTAATGCCAAGGCGGCGAAAATGATGTCACTTTTGCATACAATCTTTGGATTGGCTTTTGCATAAAATCTTTAGATTGGCCATTCCTTTAATTCTTCATTTCTACGTGATGTCACTCTTGAATAAAGCAACAAGAATTGTTATACTTGACACCTCAACTTTTCATTTGCATGCCATTTACACCTTCATGTATTTATTCTATAAAGTATTTATgtatatagaataaaaataaatttaggaaaatattttttaacaattaaactttaataaaaaaattataatttataatatttttttactttcctGTACTTATCTTATCCCCtctattctaaatattttaaaatattattattttaaattaaaaaaattgtaaaaattcaattatcaaaacatgacttcaatttttttaagtacttagttacatttattttagaaaCACCTATCCCACTCAACGTGCGTTTCGTGGGTCTACGAAAGGCAGGCAGCAGCGTCAGCGTCATCAACTCGTAACTAACAACTCAAACAAGAGCAAAcctacaaaaatagaaaaagaaaaagaaaaactgttAAAACATAATAAGTAGATAAGTGTTCTCGAGGATTCAGAAGTCTCAGAAGACTCTTCAATTTCATCTCTCCTTATGTCGGCTACTTACTCCTAATTTGctgatataaaatatttagcaaataatttaaaacaaaaaaaattacacgaCACGGTGTCACAGACCTCACATTTTGGCCGCACAACATATATATGTTTGTCATTGCCGTTTCTCATGTGatgaaacaaagaaagaaaaaaaaaatcaataataagaGGATAAACATTACACTAATTATTACGTGTGTGTAAAAAGAATACAATGTCAGTATTATATGATAGgg encodes:
- the LOC114174613 gene encoding thaumatin-like protein 1, yielding MKMVSSTETFSIALLSVFLFLFPSGLYARTLTITNRCTYTVWPAVLSAAGSSPLPPTGFALLPGDSNTLSVPPAWSGRLWGRTLCSVDITGKFSCVTGDCGTSTIECAGANPAPPVTLVEFDFNGTGLTNLYYISLVEGFNLPVRVTPRDGNCSATGCSVDLNAMCPMELTVIRDGEAVACKSTCQTEPCSSSLLFKTACSGARVYAHDHGFFSCSSPHYTLTFCPTSKSWRKAENEKDPPGKNAVKYTGVLAVISVICGFIIFRIRLRLSNRDWEISLSAGTTNDTGQC